Proteins encoded by one window of Salvia splendens isolate huo1 chromosome 7, SspV2, whole genome shotgun sequence:
- the LOC121741498 gene encoding membrane-anchored ubiquitin-fold protein 3-like has protein sequence MAEGVEQLELKFRIFDGTDIGHGSYSSSITVATLKQRLLSEWPQDKSVVPKSVNDMKIIHAGKVLENGKTVAESRAHVGDHPGGVITMHVVVQPAVVKKKTDKNLSGKQKQGSCSCTFSCTIL, from the exons ATGGCTGAGGGGGTCGAGCAACTTGAACTTAAGTTCAGAATCTTCGATGGGACAGATATAGGTCATGGTTCTTATTCGTCATCCATCACAGTTGCAACTCTTAAGCAAAGGCTTCTTTCCGAGTGGCCTCAAG ATAAATCAGTAGTCCCAAAGTCAGTAAATGATATGAAAATAATCCATGCTGGGAAGGTTTTGGAGAATGGCAAAACAGTTGCTGAATCTAGAGCGCACGTAGGCGACCATCCTGGTGGAGTTATTACAATGCATGTTGTTGTACAGCCAGCTGTTGTTAAGAAAAAGACAG ATAAGAATCTATCTGGGAAACAAAAACAGGGCTCGTGTTCCTGCACTTTTTCCTGCACTATCCTTTAG